From Miscanthus floridulus cultivar M001 chromosome 15, ASM1932011v1, whole genome shotgun sequence, the proteins below share one genomic window:
- the LOC136506948 gene encoding LRR receptor-like serine/threonine-protein kinase EFR codes for MATIPGFPVLVVTILLAFACTCCFLSFSTASSSAPATLHSTTSDDTDLQALLCLRLHLSDSDTAGAMASWSNDSSVQYCSWPGVTCGKRHASRVTILDFDSANLSGQIPPCVGSLTFLRAIHLPNNQLNGHIPPELGSLNRLFYLNLSYNHLMGMIPSTLSSSRGPASSSSIFQPISLKEIILSNNKLHGRIPDGLGTLSSLSALLVANNMLTGGIPAFLANSSSLEFLDLTNNHLSGEIPSALFNSSSIEVLVLQDNNFVGSVPPLVHIFSPLDTLILSDNNLSGSIPSSLGKFSALTWLFLSQNNFQGAIPSSLGMIPSLERLDLSFNNLSGTVPASLYHITTLTKLAVSTNRLSGQIP; via the exons ATGGCCACCATCCCTGGTTTCCCTGTGCTTGTGGTCACCATCTTGCTTGCATTTGCATGCACATGCTGCTTCCTCTCATTCTCAActgcatcttcttcagctcctgCTACACTTCACAGCACGACATCCGATGATACTGATCTCCAGGCCCTGCTTTgcctcaggctccacctctccgactCCGACACCGCCGGAGCCATGGCTTCATGGAGCAATGACTCGTCAGTGCAGTACTGCAGCTGGCCTGGTGTCACCTGCGGCAAGAGGCACGCATCTCGTGTCACCATCCTGGATTTCGATTCGGCCAACCTCAGTGGCCAGATACCGCCATGTGTTGGCAGCCTCACTTTCCTTAGGGCTATCCACCTTCCAAACAACCAGCTGAACGGGCACATCCCGCCAGAGCTCGGCAGCCTGAATCGCCTCTTCTATTTGAACCTCAGCTACAACCATCTCATGGGCATGATACCAAGCACTCTATCCTCCTCCCGCGGTCCCGCCTCCAGTTCATCGATCTTTCAACCAATCTCCTTGAAG GAGATCATCCTGAGCAACAACAAGCTACATGGCAGAATCCCAGATGGGCTGGGTACACTCTCCAGCCTCTCAGCTCTACTTGTCGCCAACAACATGCTGACAGGAGGCATCCCAGCTTTCCTTGCAAACAGTTCATCGCTTGAATTCCTAGATCTAACAAACAACCATCTCAGTGGGGAGATTCCTTCCGCTCTTTTTAACAGTTCATCGATTGAAGTCTTAGTCCTTCAAGACAATAACTTTGTTGGGTCGGTGCCACCACTAGTGCACATCTTCTCACCACTAGACACCCTGATCCTATCCGATAACAATCTCTCAGGTAGCATACCTTCCTCTCTAGGAAAATTTTCAGCTCTTACTTGGCTCTTTCTTTCACAAAACAACTTCCAAGGAGCCATTCCATCAAGTTTAGGCATGATTCCAAGCCTGGAACGATTGGACCTGTCTTTCAACAACCTGTCAGGGACTGTTCCAGCCTCTCTTTACCACATAACAACACTTACAAAGCTCGCCGTCAGCACCAACAGACTCAGTGGCCAAATTCcatga